A region of the Legionella sp. PATHC035 genome:
TCTTGGCGGTGGGCATGTTAGGGATAGCAGGCATGTTAATCCTTTCGAGCAAAGCCAATAACTCGAGTTACGCCAAACAACAGGCAGTACAATGTATTTATGACATATTTGATAAAATTCGCGCAAATACTCAGGCTGCGATCAATGGCAATTACAATATCAGTAATATCAACAGTAGTGGCTCACCTACTCTTCCAGCAGCTCCTGGAGTGATGTGCAATCAATCCCCGTGTTCGAATGCTCAATTAGCTTCATATGATACCTGGTATTGGTTAAGCTTTGATGTGAGCAGGCTACCTAATGGCAGCGGTTCGATTACTTCTGCTCCTGCGCCAGGGACGGGAGGAAATACGATCATTACGGTAACGGTACAATGGGACGATAGCTTGGCACAAAATCAAGTTGGGGCAAGCAGTACTCCATCGCCAACTAACCCCAACTATGTTCAACTAAGCGTACAAAGTCAATTATGAATACATATACCAAATATCAACAAGGTTTTTCGTTAGTCGAATTAATGATTGCCACTGCGATAGGTCTCCTACTCAGTTATGCAGTTATGGAAGTCTATGTCACTCAAACACAAGTCTATAGAACAACCAATTCCCAAGCACTGATTCAAAGTACCGAAAATGCGATTGCTAACTTAGTCGTACCGATTATTCGCTCCACTGGATTTGTAGGATGTGGTTCAGACAGTACGGCAATGTCTAATTTAAATGGTGGCGGTTCCAGTCCGCTTGGAACACTGAATGTGAACCCAACACTCATCGCTGGGTATAATCGGAATGGCACAACCATTTCCATTACTCAGGACAACCCAAGCAACGACGCGAATGCGGGTGATTGGACACCTTCTCTGGATTCCTCTTTGGCAGGAAGCGTAGAAAATACCAGTGATGTTTTGGTTGTCTTAGGCGCAGCTCCCGGGAGTTTTCCTGTTTCAGTAACGGCCATTGACTCAAGCAGTAGTTCCTTTACAGTGCAAAGTACAACCGGTCTTAGCCTTGCTGCGGGTCAATTTGCTGCGGTCTCTGATTGTGTTAAATCCTCTGTATTTGTCATGACTGGAGTAGCTGGTACATCCATTTCCCATGCGGCAGGCTCAGGACAATATGACAATTCTACGTCTACGTTTAGTGTTAATTATCAGGTTGGCTCTCAGTTCATTCCCTTACAACAAACTGCATTTTTTGTAGGACAAGGACAAGGTGGACAAAGCTCATTAATGCGGGGAACGCTGACTCAGACCGGCTGGACTATTCAACCGCTGGTTCCTGGTGTTGACGTCATGAAAGTCCAGTATGGCATAGGTGGCAATGGGACAATCTCTCAATATGTCACTGCTGACGCAGTCCCAAACTGGGCTCAAGTTTATGCAATTCGTCTGGGTTTTTTAATTGAAGGGCAGGCTGCTTCAGGTAATCAAAATACCACTCAATACACGGTCTTAGATACTGTAGTTACTGTACCAAACGATAATCGTCTTCGTCATGTATATGAAGTCAATATTGCGTTAAGGAATGCGGGATCATGAAACTTATTTCGCCAAATAAAAAATCTAGGGAACAATACGGTAATCAAAAAGGTCCGATGGATAAGCATGCCTCAATACACGAACTGTCTTGGAAGAATGTCGCGGCAAATGAAAAAGGATATATTCTGCTCATCACCATGATCTTGCTGATTATGCTTACTGTTTTGGCACTTACAGATGTGTCACTCAATACCACACAGACACGAATTGCAGCGAATGCTACCGATAGCGAAATCTGTTTGGAAAAAACGGAAGGCGCATTAAACCAGGCAGTTAATAATTTACTGAATGGAACTTACAAAGCAAACAATTTTTTAAATAACAACAGTGGACTGTACCTATTAAATCCTAATAATCCACCATTATGGACCACAGTCAATTGGTCCAGTTCTACATCAGTAATTCCCAGTTTTCAAGGATATTCCAATTCCCAAGCAAGTTATATTATAGAACAACTGCCCTCGGTTATTCAGCCGGGGCAAAATATGAAAATGCCGACTTACGTTTATCGGATTACAGCACGTTCTTTAGGCGCGAATGGAAACACATCGGTCATGTTACAAACGACGGTACAAATTCAACCATAGGTACGATTGATTATGAACAATGCACGAAGCAGATATTTTGGTAAAGGACTCAAGATTTTATTATTAATCTTGCTGTCAACTTTTGCCATTGCAGCGAGCCAACCGACCTTGAATATCCCTCAAGTCCCACTGATCTTAGCCAGTCCGATTCATCCACAGATATTAATTGCCATTGGAAATTCCGAATCCATGGATGGGAACTTGGCTGGTGCCATCATGACAGGCTCCGGCTCACTTACTGGCGGTTTAACCTCATTGACTAATTCCAGCTCCCCTATCAATTATACCGTACCTACAGGGTTTACCCCTCCAATCCAAGCAGCTAATAGTAGTGGGCAAGCACCCTATACCGTCAATCAAAGTGGTGTGTTGGTCGATAATAGCCCCAGCCGCTTAAATGTGGCGAAAGCGGGCATTCAAGCCATTATCAACACCTACATGGAATCCACAGACTTTGCTTTGGAAACCTACAGTGTCAGTGGTGTCGGCGTTTACAACACCTGGGTTTATTATATGTCTCCTCAAAGCAGTAATTTTTCATTCACCAACACACAGGTTGCAGGGAATACTTACGTACAAAACCCCTGCTACAACTATTCTACTGCATCCTCAACCGTTCAAAGTAACTGCAGCTCAATCGCCAGCTTTTATGGTTCTTCAGTAGTCTCTTCAAACTTATACATGCAAATTGGTTCATCAAGTGACTTCCCTTCGATTAATGACGTACTTTATGCGAGCTCTGGCCTCCCAGGAGTATTTCTTACCTACAATGGACCTTCACCTGCGACCCCCTATCCACCTAACTTTTCAATCAGCAATTACAACAGTGGCAACGTGCTAATTTCTTACTCCAAATCGTTACCTAACATTGGTGGTTTTGGTACAAGCCCAACCAACGCGGGATTTGTGCCCTTTTCCCCACAAGTGCTTTATGCTCAACGAGGTTTTGGATATAACGGCAGCCAATCTGCTACCACAGGAAACGTTTTGGTTCCTATGACGAGTGCTGGAACAACGCCAACCCAGACGAGTATCAACAATGCGATTAGTGTATTTACGCCTTACTTACAGCCTGAAACAAATTCCTCGTCAACCAAAGAAATTAAAGCGTCAGCCGTGCAATCACCAATTGCAGGCCTGCTCACAAAAGCTAACTCATACCTCACCACATTGGGCACTACCAGTGGCAATGGTTGCCCACAAAAAAAATACGTTATTTTGATTTCTGATGGTCTTCCAACTCAAGATCTGAGTGGCAAACTATGGCCTCCCTTAGGCAGTGCCGCTGCGACGGGCTATGGTATTACTGCAACCTTTAATGCAGATGGCTCGCTTAAAAGTACCAATTGCCAAGCCTTGACCGATGCCCTAAATACGATTACTACACTAAAACAAAATGGAATTCCAACCTATGTCATAGGCCTTGGGGCTGGAGTAAATCCCTCATTAAACCCCCAAGCAGCGTCTACACTGACGGCAATGGCTGTCGCTGGAGGCACCACCAACTACTACCCAGCCACCAGCTCAACCGATCTGGTTAATGATCTGAACTCCATTATGATTTCGATTCAAAATGGTTCCTATACAACCACTGCAGCATCAGTAAGTTCTACCCAACTGAGTACAAACAGTGTGGAATATAAGGCCAGTTTTGTATCCAATGATAGCCCTTATCTCGACTGGACAGGAAGTTTAGTTTCCCTACCTCTTGATCCGGCAACAGGGATTTTAACAGGAGCTACCAACTGGAATGCACAACCGCTACTCGATACTCTAGTCGCTGGTTCAGGATGGTCATCCAACCGATTTATTGCCACCTGGAATCCGGCAACCAATACCGGTGTTCCTTTTGAATGGGCCAATATAAGCACCAGCCAACAAACCGCGCTTCAACCTTCAGATTCATTAGGCCAACAAAGGTTGCAGTATCTGCGTGGTAATACCGCCCTGGAGCTCCACAACGGTGGAAGCTTTAGAAATCGCTCCCATATTCTTGGTGATATCATAGACAGCCAAGTCTTGTATGTAGGCCCCCCATCAGCACCTTATACCAGTTCAAGCTATCTCTCCTTTGCCCAGGCCCAAGCGAATCGTACGCCAATGGTGTATGTTGGGGCAAACGATGGGATGTTGCATGCATTTAATGCCGTGAATGGTCAGGAGGTATTCGCTTTTATTCCTAATGGGGTATTTAATAATCTTGTCTATCTTACTTCTCCTCTTTACAACTTAAGTCATCGTTTTTATGTGGATGGCTCACCTCAATCAGCAGATGTACAATTTTCCGATAGCAGCTGGCATACTGTGCTGGTTAGCAGTGAAAATGGAGGTGGCAACAGTATTTTTGGATTGGATATTACCAATCCTATCAATTTTGTTAGTGAAAGCAATTTGGCTCAAAAGGTACTTTGGGAATTCACTGATACGGATATGGGCCTAGGTTACAGCCAACCACAAATCGCTCAAATTGGTTCAAGCAGTGCAACCCCGGCTACTTTTGCGGTCTTTTTTGGTAATGGCTACAACAATCCAAACAACACAGCAATATTGTATGCGATCAATCCACAAACAGGTGCCTTGATCAGTAAGATCAATCTGTGTAATGCGGTGCCCGGTACATGCAGCAGTTCAACGCCGCAAGGCTTATCCTCAGTTGCAGTGGCCAACCTAAATGGCTTTCAAGGAGTTCCTATAACTAATGTCTATGCCGGAGATTTACAAGGAAATATGTGGTCAGTCAATGTAAGCGATCCGAATCCCGCCAATTGGACTGTGCGCTTGTTGTTTCAAGCAAGAAACTCTTCCGGCACAGCCCAATCCATTACTACCGCGCCGGTAGTAACCCTTAATCCTAATTACCCACGCATCCCCGGATTGTTCGTTATGTTTGGTACCGGACAACTACTCCAGACCTCTGATCTGCTCAATACCCAAACACAGACAATTTATGGTGTCTTGGATAAACCGCAATCAAGTGTTACTTATACCCGGACTAATCTCCAACAACAAACCCTGAATTTAGTTTCTACGTCAACCTCGGGTTTATCCGTCCCAGTTGTTACCGCATCATCCACTCCAGTTAACTGGAATAATCAATTTGGATGGTTTACTGATATGATTACCTCAGGACAGCGTATTGTTACCAATCCCACCCTATTCAATGGAGCCTTTATTAGCACGTTAAATACCCCACCACAATCGTGCGGAACCAGTTTTTCGTCGATGCTGCTTGAACTGAACTTCAAGACAGGAGGGTCATTTCCTAATCCGCAAATTACCGGTGTTAGTGCCAGTGGTTCGCCTACTAATCAATATTTATACTCAGGGGTTGTAGGCATTCAATTATCCAATAACTTTGCAAATGCACCAACTGTTGTAGCGAATCAAAATAATTATGCCGTTCTGCTCATTACCCAAGCGAATGGCAGTCAATCGACTATATTGAACCCGAATACTTCTCAAAGAAAAACAGGGTGGTGGCAACTGCAATAAGGATACCAAAATGAATCAAACACGAAGGCAAGGCTTTACCTTAATCGAATTAATGATGGCCATCCTTATTATGGCCATACTGGCTACAATCGCCTATCCTTATTACGTAAGTTTTTTACTAAAATCACGCCGTTCAGATGCGATAGCTACTCTGGCGCAAGATCAGATCACTCTTGAACGCTGTTATTCTCAAAATTTTTCCTATAATGCGGCTTGCGGTTCACTACCCGCCTTTCCACAAAGATCCGCACAAGGCTTTTACAGTATTACCCTAACGAATTTAGGTCCAACATCCTACACGCTGACGGCAACCCCCATAGGCAGCCAAACGGAAGATACGACCTGTGCCAGTATGACTGTAGATCAGGCCAACACAAAAACTGCGGTCGATTCATCAGGAACTGCACAAACTATTTGTTGGAATCCCACTTAAATTTTATAAAGAGTATTGGGGTGATTATCCTAGGGCGTGTTGGCAATTGATTTCCCACGCCTACGTGACTAATAAGAAAAATTTGCTCTTAATTGAACTTTTGATTGGATGCCTCGAACAAGCCGAGGCAGGTAGGCTACGAGGATCAATTGTCAACACACTCTAATAAAAAGTAATAGCAACATTATCCCCGGCGGAAAAAAAGTTCCAAAAAATTTACTTTACAAAGAAAAGCCTATTCTCTACTATCCATCGCAACGGAAAGTCCAACTGAAAATAAAATGGAAATTTTTTGCTTTTTTTTAGGCATTCTCTATCTATACACCTCAAACTACTTCTTACCTCTAGTCAACTTACTGATTTTTTACCTCAGTCCAAAATATTCAATAATTGCTTTTTTTATTTTTGGCCTCTTGTTCGCTTGGCTGCACCAATCTTTGGTTTTACCCAAAGGAATAAGAACACTTACATCTCTCTCGAAACACATACCAACCACACAATTGTCCTCTGGAGCAGCATTTCAAGAGGAGTCTATTGAAGTAATACCTAAAGTCACCATAGAAGGAACCATTGCGTCCATTCCTACTCAAGATTTTACTAAAACACAATTTTTATTAACTCTTGAACAATACGATCATCTTCCTGCACAAGGTTTAATTCAATTATCGTGGTATAAAAATGCCCCCAAGTTACATTCAGGACAACGATGGCGATTCACGGTCAAATTGAAAAGGCCACGCAATTATCTTAATCCTGGAAGCATGGATTACGTGAGCTCGCTCGCAGCACGGCATATCTTTTGGATTGGTTATATTCTTCCCCAAGAAAACAAACTGCTTGCCGAATCACCTTCTAATTTTAGTTGGCTGCGATTACGCGAGTATTTAAGCAATCAACTCACCCAATTAGCTCCAGATCAATCGACAGCAGGTGTTGTTGAAGCCTTAACTTTGAATTTAACAAGCCATATTAGCCAAGAAAATTGGGATTTATTTAGACGCACAGGCACAACTCATCTTTTTGGAATCTCTGGGGAGCATATTGCATTGATATCCGGGATGATTTATTGGCTGGTTCGCTGGTTATGGCGTCAAAGCGCGCGCTGCTGCTTATTGATTCCTGCCCCTTACGTAGCCAGCGTTATGGGTCTCTTGGCTGCGGTATGTTATGCCTTTTTAGCAGGATTTGCCCCACCGGTACAAAGAGCATTAATCGGTTGTTTTTTTTATACGTTCTATCGCTTGGGAAAATTGCGCTTTTCTACCTGGCAAACATGGCGTTATGCTTTGTTTGGGGTTTTATGTATTGAGCCTCATGCAGTATTCATGCAGGGATTTTATTTTTCATTCATCGCAGTTGCTTGTTTGCTTTTGACACAACAGCGCTGGAGGTTAAAAGGTTATAGAGGAAATTTAGCCATACAATTGAGTTGTTTGATTGGACTCATGCCTTTAACCCTATACTGGTATGCTTATGGTTCCATAAATGGATTTATTGCAAACTTATTTGCTATTCCTTTGGTTGGTCTACTGATTGTCCCTTTAGCATTAATCACCATGACGTTCTGCTCTTGGAGTTTTGCTGGTTTATTGATGAAACTGTTGGCCTTACTGATTGCCTTATTATTTAAAGGATTAAATTTAATTGAGCATTTGGCACACATTAATATCAATGGATCCATTCAAGGTATGGAATGGGTTATTATCCTGATGGGAGTACTGTTGATGTGGGTCTTATTGCCAATTAAGCCCTTTCAATGGATTGCACCACTGTGGGTTCTACTCGCCGTTTTTCCACATCAAACGATACGCTCCCCAGGGGAAGCTGTGATTGATATTTTAGATGTTGGCCAAGGACTGGCAGTAGTCGTCAGGACTCAAAATCATGTTCTGATCTACGATACTGGAGATCGATTTTTCCAAGGAAATGATTTAGGAAAAATGGTGATTTTGCCTTATCTTAAAACGTTAAGAGTCAATAAAATTGATGCTGTGGTGATTAGCCATCCAGATAAAGATCACCGGGGCGGACTTAACTCGCTGGAGAAGGGGGTACTCGTAGCGCAACGATTAGTAAATGAACCTTTTTATTATAATAATCATGGGGTGCGATGTCATGACTACCCGCCATGGAGATGGGATAACGTCTATTTTCGTTTTTTGCCTATCACTACTCATTTTAAAAATAAAAATAACAATTCGTGTATTTTACAAATAAGTACAGAAGCTGGAACAGTACTCTTAACCGGCGACATCGAAAAGACCGCCGAAGATTATTTGATAAGAACCTATGGAGACGAACTCGCATCTGATGTTTTAATTGTTCCCCATCATGGGAGTAAGACCTCCTCTTCTTATCGATTTTTACTAGAGGTTGCTCCCCGTTATGCAATAGCTTCTTTGGGTTTTGACAATCGCTTTCATTTTCCACATGCTAAAACATTAGCACGTATGAAATCCTTGAATATTCCCTTTTATAGAACGGACCATTGTGGAATGACACAAATCACCTTGCCCGTTCAAGGAGAAATTAAAAGCCCGACTTGTTACAGTGGTCTTAAAAAAGTGTAGCGTCTTTTGTTGGGCCAAGGCCCAACCTAAAGCGAATTTGAGCACAAAACACATACCCCTGCGCTTGCGAGCAGCCGGTCAATACTTTATCGTGCTATCATGTGATTTCCATTTAATTCAATGCCTGAATTTCGGCCGCATTTTTTTTAAAAAAGCTATAGTAAGAAATGAAACAACTGATTTGAGCGATCCATGTTATCTAATTCGGTAAAGAATGAGTATTACCAAGCATTACTTGCTAAAAATTCCAAATATGAAGGCATATTTTTTGTAGGTGTTAAATCGACTGGAATATTTTGTCGACCAACTTGTCCCGCAAAAAAACCTAAATTTGAAAATTGTGAATTTTTTCATACTGTGCAAGAGGCGCTCCTTGCTTCATATAGGCCCTGTGCGCGCTGCCAACCGATGTCCTATCCTAACCAGGCTTCGCATCTAATTCAAAAATTAGTTACGGCGGTAGAAGCCAATCCTGAAAAGAGATGGAAAGACAAAGACTTTGTAGCGTTAGGAGTTGATACATCCACTGTACGGAGACAATTTAAAAAACGCTTTGGGATAACCTTTGTTGCTTATGCACGTGCAAGAAGAATGGGTATTGCCATGAAACAAATTCGTGAGGGTAAAATAGTGATTGAAGCACAAGTGAATGTGGGATATGAGTCCAGTAGTGGTTTTCGTGATGCCTTTTCTAAAATAATGGGTGCAGCCCCTTCACAATTAGACAAGCATCATATCGTTTTAAAAGCTTCCTGGTTTGACTCACCGTTAGGACCAATGCTTGCAGTAGCGGATGAAGAGGCCTTATATCTTTTGGAATTCGTAGATAGAAGAGGACTAGAACGAGAAGTCGAACGGCTGAGAAAAAAAATGAACGCAGCCATTATCCCAGGAGAGGCCCCCCCACTTCATTCTATTCAAGCAGAGCTCAACGCTTATTTTGAGGGGACCCTAAAAGAGTTCAATACCCCAATACATATGCTGGGTAGTCCTTTTCAAAAAATGGCCTGGCATGCTTTAACGCGGATTCCCTATGGAGAGACCAGAAGTTATGCAGAACAAGCACGAGCATTAGATAAACCTACCGCATATAGAGCCGTAGCCAATGCGAATGGTGCAAACTCGCTTGCAATTATTGTTCCTTGCCATCGAATCATTAATTCCAGTGGTAATCTGGGAGGTTATGGTGGTGGGATCGCACGTAAAAAATGGTTACTTGAGCATGAAAAGAGAAATAAATAATTCAATCTCAGAGAGGCTAGATGCATCTCAATTTGCTCTTGCTATTATTTCCATTCTCCCCAGGGGGAGAAGTTGCCCTTTAGGGCGGATGAGTGAACTGCGTGCCTATACTCAGACTAGGAATCCCAACCAAAAAATTTAGTCAATGAAAAAGGAGATGGATTAAATCCACTTACTTCCTCTGATTCATACTCCACCGCATTCTCTTCAACTTCTTTTTCTTTCTTATCGTTACGGGCCGATGGTGAGGGCTTTGTAGTAAAAGGAGTTAAACGAGGGGACTGATTTTCAAGTTGTTGATTCGGGAGGTTTGTTTTAGGAAATAAGTTATTACTCATCAGTGCCTTAATAAAATTGTTGCACACAACAAGTTCATTTTTATTAAGAGTTACCGTGAAATTATCTACTGGCACGCCCCTTTTTTCTAAAGCAATTTTAAATTGCTCGAAAAGCACTTTTAGAAGCCGCACAATATCCTGGACATCTTTTTCTTGATAGAGTAAAAGACTAGGCTTTGGACGGATAGTTAGTGCATTTTGTCCATGGTCCTCGCTCAATAACAAAAACTCCATCATTTCTTCCAAATCAAATAAGTCAATTGCTGTTTTATCTGCTGCAGTTAATTCCTCATTTAATCTGACGTCCAATGGTCTGCTTTGGTCCGCATGCTGATTTCTCATTCCGAGACGGTTTGGCTCAAGAGATAGGGCTTCAATTATAAATTTACTACTATCTCGGTATTTTAAATAAGGCATATTTCTCCATCGATCATTGTCATAATGATCCAAATGTTAATCATAACAAATCGCTCATCTCTCTTTAGCTTCTTGCAACGATTATTTACATTTTCTTAACCATTTATTTGAGTACATTCCACCGTTTTCAGAAGAACCATCCCATACCACTGACAAATGATTAAGAACGCGATGAGCCTCTCTTGATTTCAAAAATCCGATATAAGTTCAAAGGCAATAATAAAGCATGCAGAACAAAAATCGGATAAAGCGTGCTCCCTAAAGCATAAAGAATGAATGCTACATTGGAGCAGATTGCAACAAGACGTAATGTCAAAATCCTTTTGACATAAAAAGTCGCCAAAACCAAACAGCAAGCAATATAGCCAATAATTTCGATCGTTGATTCCATTTCAACTCCCAACTTACAATCCATTCATATTCAACATACACCGAGTATGCGTGACTCGCAAGTGGCTTCGGATTTGTAATCCAGGCAAAATAAAACGAGACCTGATCAAAAAAAGATCAAGGCATAAGTGAACTTTATTCCAGTTCGTTTCACTAAACCAAAAAGTCCGTTTTACAGTTCGCGGTTTAAGTCAAAATGCTCTGATTGGAGAACGCCGAAACCCGGCATATATGAAGTATACGGGTATCGGAGCATTTAAAATCACCGCATGCTAATTCAATGAGGGTAAATAGATCTTATAAAGGCAGTGGTGTCGATGAAGAAGGAATAGGCGCCACAAAGACTCGTTCATTTACAAAAGTGATTGCTTCTCGTTCAAATGTGGTTTTAACTGCAGAAAGGACTTCGTCGCGCACCATAGCCAAATCGTTTTTTGACCAATACAAGATTTTGAGCTCAACCCCCCCCCTATCAATCATCTGCGATAATAAAATTTGAGTCCTGGGTTTGGGTAGAATGTAGCTGCATTCTTCACAAATTTTGTAGAGTAATGATTTAATCGTAGTGACATCATGTACTGCATCAATTCGAAGTACTATCTCATCACGTTTTTGCGGATAAATACTTAAATTGGTAATTTCTGATTTAATCAAACCTTCATTAGGTATACGGATCAATCGGTTATCACTGGTTTTGATTTTAGTTGATAACCAGTCGATTGTTTCTACTGTCCCTTTAATGTCTTTGATGGAAATGACATCCCCTACTTGAAAAGGACGTTCAAACAAAAGAAAAACTCCACTAATGAGGTTGGATGCGGCAGTTTGCGAAGCAAAACTTAAGGCTACAGTAAACAAACCTGCGGTGCTTAACAAGATAGTTAGTTTAAACCCAAGTTCGTGCAATGCTGAAACTGAAAAAAGCAAAAACAAGCCGTAATAGACCACGCGACTTGATAACATGGCGTGATGCTTTGAGAATCTACTTTCAATTATTTTTTCAATCAAATGACTCATTTTCTTTGCAAGGAAATAGCCAAAAAAGATCAAAAATACAGCAAAAGCAATACGCTCCCAGTCCACGTGTTTCAAATATTCTAATGTGTAATCCATAATTGACTCAAAACCAAGATGCAGAAAAGACAAAATAGTATCAATTTTCACCAATAGATACCATAAGCTTTTCTATCGATTCAGAATTTTTATAGTAGGATTTATTTTAAATGTATTGAAGGAACATAGAGTAGATAAAT
Encoded here:
- the pilV gene encoding type IV pilus modification protein PilV yields the protein MNGSGRHNTLQRGMSLIEVLIAFVILAVGMLGIAGMLILSSKANNSSYAKQQAVQCIYDIFDKIRANTQAAINGNYNISNINSSGSPTLPAAPGVMCNQSPCSNAQLASYDTWYWLSFDVSRLPNGSGSITSAPAPGTGGNTIITVTVQWDDSLAQNQVGASSTPSPTNPNYVQLSVQSQL
- a CDS encoding PilW family protein translates to MNTYTKYQQGFSLVELMIATAIGLLLSYAVMEVYVTQTQVYRTTNSQALIQSTENAIANLVVPIIRSTGFVGCGSDSTAMSNLNGGGSSPLGTLNVNPTLIAGYNRNGTTISITQDNPSNDANAGDWTPSLDSSLAGSVENTSDVLVVLGAAPGSFPVSVTAIDSSSSSFTVQSTTGLSLAAGQFAAVSDCVKSSVFVMTGVAGTSISHAAGSGQYDNSTSTFSVNYQVGSQFIPLQQTAFFVGQGQGGQSSLMRGTLTQTGWTIQPLVPGVDVMKVQYGIGGNGTISQYVTADAVPNWAQVYAIRLGFLIEGQAASGNQNTTQYTVLDTVVTVPNDNRLRHVYEVNIALRNAGS
- a CDS encoding pilus assembly PilX family protein encodes the protein MDKHASIHELSWKNVAANEKGYILLITMILLIMLTVLALTDVSLNTTQTRIAANATDSEICLEKTEGALNQAVNNLLNGTYKANNFLNNNSGLYLLNPNNPPLWTTVNWSSSTSVIPSFQGYSNSQASYIIEQLPSVIQPGQNMKMPTYVYRITARSLGANGNTSVMLQTTVQIQP
- a CDS encoding pilus assembly protein; amino-acid sequence: MNNARSRYFGKGLKILLLILLSTFAIAASQPTLNIPQVPLILASPIHPQILIAIGNSESMDGNLAGAIMTGSGSLTGGLTSLTNSSSPINYTVPTGFTPPIQAANSSGQAPYTVNQSGVLVDNSPSRLNVAKAGIQAIINTYMESTDFALETYSVSGVGVYNTWVYYMSPQSSNFSFTNTQVAGNTYVQNPCYNYSTASSTVQSNCSSIASFYGSSVVSSNLYMQIGSSSDFPSINDVLYASSGLPGVFLTYNGPSPATPYPPNFSISNYNSGNVLISYSKSLPNIGGFGTSPTNAGFVPFSPQVLYAQRGFGYNGSQSATTGNVLVPMTSAGTTPTQTSINNAISVFTPYLQPETNSSSTKEIKASAVQSPIAGLLTKANSYLTTLGTTSGNGCPQKKYVILISDGLPTQDLSGKLWPPLGSAAATGYGITATFNADGSLKSTNCQALTDALNTITTLKQNGIPTYVIGLGAGVNPSLNPQAASTLTAMAVAGGTTNYYPATSSTDLVNDLNSIMISIQNGSYTTTAASVSSTQLSTNSVEYKASFVSNDSPYLDWTGSLVSLPLDPATGILTGATNWNAQPLLDTLVAGSGWSSNRFIATWNPATNTGVPFEWANISTSQQTALQPSDSLGQQRLQYLRGNTALELHNGGSFRNRSHILGDIIDSQVLYVGPPSAPYTSSSYLSFAQAQANRTPMVYVGANDGMLHAFNAVNGQEVFAFIPNGVFNNLVYLTSPLYNLSHRFYVDGSPQSADVQFSDSSWHTVLVSSENGGGNSIFGLDITNPINFVSESNLAQKVLWEFTDTDMGLGYSQPQIAQIGSSSATPATFAVFFGNGYNNPNNTAILYAINPQTGALISKINLCNAVPGTCSSSTPQGLSSVAVANLNGFQGVPITNVYAGDLQGNMWSVNVSDPNPANWTVRLLFQARNSSGTAQSITTAPVVTLNPNYPRIPGLFVMFGTGQLLQTSDLLNTQTQTIYGVLDKPQSSVTYTRTNLQQQTLNLVSTSTSGLSVPVVTASSTPVNWNNQFGWFTDMITSGQRIVTNPTLFNGAFISTLNTPPQSCGTSFSSMLLELNFKTGGSFPNPQITGVSASGSPTNQYLYSGVVGIQLSNNFANAPTVVANQNNYAVLLITQANGSQSTILNPNTSQRKTGWWQLQ
- a CDS encoding type IV pilin protein, whose protein sequence is MNQTRRQGFTLIELMMAILIMAILATIAYPYYVSFLLKSRRSDAIATLAQDQITLERCYSQNFSYNAACGSLPAFPQRSAQGFYSITLTNLGPTSYTLTATPIGSQTEDTTCASMTVDQANTKTAVDSSGTAQTICWNPT
- a CDS encoding DNA internalization-related competence protein ComEC/Rec2, with product MEIFCFFLGILYLYTSNYFLPLVNLLIFYLSPKYSIIAFFIFGLLFAWLHQSLVLPKGIRTLTSLSKHIPTTQLSSGAAFQEESIEVIPKVTIEGTIASIPTQDFTKTQFLLTLEQYDHLPAQGLIQLSWYKNAPKLHSGQRWRFTVKLKRPRNYLNPGSMDYVSSLAARHIFWIGYILPQENKLLAESPSNFSWLRLREYLSNQLTQLAPDQSTAGVVEALTLNLTSHISQENWDLFRRTGTTHLFGISGEHIALISGMIYWLVRWLWRQSARCCLLIPAPYVASVMGLLAAVCYAFLAGFAPPVQRALIGCFFYTFYRLGKLRFSTWQTWRYALFGVLCIEPHAVFMQGFYFSFIAVACLLLTQQRWRLKGYRGNLAIQLSCLIGLMPLTLYWYAYGSINGFIANLFAIPLVGLLIVPLALITMTFCSWSFAGLLMKLLALLIALLFKGLNLIEHLAHININGSIQGMEWVIILMGVLLMWVLLPIKPFQWIAPLWVLLAVFPHQTIRSPGEAVIDILDVGQGLAVVVRTQNHVLIYDTGDRFFQGNDLGKMVILPYLKTLRVNKIDAVVISHPDKDHRGGLNSLEKGVLVAQRLVNEPFYYNNHGVRCHDYPPWRWDNVYFRFLPITTHFKNKNNNSCILQISTEAGTVLLTGDIEKTAEDYLIRTYGDELASDVLIVPHHGSKTSSSYRFLLEVAPRYAIASLGFDNRFHFPHAKTLARMKSLNIPFYRTDHCGMTQITLPVQGEIKSPTCYSGLKKV
- a CDS encoding bifunctional transcriptional activator/DNA repair enzyme AdaA; this encodes MLSNSVKNEYYQALLAKNSKYEGIFFVGVKSTGIFCRPTCPAKKPKFENCEFFHTVQEALLASYRPCARCQPMSYPNQASHLIQKLVTAVEANPEKRWKDKDFVALGVDTSTVRRQFKKRFGITFVAYARARRMGIAMKQIREGKIVIEAQVNVGYESSSGFRDAFSKIMGAAPSQLDKHHIVLKASWFDSPLGPMLAVADEEALYLLEFVDRRGLEREVERLRKKMNAAIIPGEAPPLHSIQAELNAYFEGTLKEFNTPIHMLGSPFQKMAWHALTRIPYGETRSYAEQARALDKPTAYRAVANANGANSLAIIVPCHRIINSSGNLGGYGGGIARKKWLLEHEKRNK